TCTCTGAATGGTGTACGATTGCTCCAAACTTTTTGATTATTAAAATCCACATAACTAAAGAGCAGGATTGAACGATGATCTTCTTCATCGCTCAATCCTGCTCTTTTATTATCTCTGAATATTTTTTTCAATTGATTAAGCATTATTTAGTTGAACCTTCAAAACTACTATATAAAAAACTACTCCATTCATCTCTCTTGTTTTTGTTCACATAGAGTAGACACAATTGTTTCCATTCTGTCACTTTTATGTGATTTTTGTGAGTTTTTTTTGAGTATGATTTTGATAGTGAAATAATTTATTAGGAAAGTATTTAACACCGTCATCGCGTTGCTTTCTTTCCTGTTTAAGCGGTTTCAATTTTATTATTTAATCTCCACCTTTTTTACTAGAATGTGTAAAAACTAAATAAAAAGTAATGCATCTTTTTTCACAAATTGTCCATTGGAAAAAACCCTTACAAAGTAAGATACTAACTTTAGAGAGGTAAAAAACATAGAAAAATAACAAGATATGATTAACATCAGAAAGGGTGAACATCAGTGGCCTTTGGGAGAAAGAAAAAGACCCAAGAAGAAAATCCAGGGGAAAAGAAACCCGGTCTGGTCCGAAGACTTTGGAGGAAGTTCCGTGGTATAGATTGGCAGAATCCTGTTAACCGCTGGAAGGCTCTATTTGTATCATTATTTGCTTTTATTGCATTACTAGGAGTTATGTACGGAGCTGTCGCAGCTACTTCAACTCCAACATTTTGTAAAACCTGTCATGAGATGGCTCCAGAGCATGTAACGTTCACAGCCAGTGCGCACAACCAAATTTCTTGTGTACAATGTCATGTGAAGCCAGGTATCGGTAATACTTTAGTCCATAAAGTCGAAGCACTAAAAGAAGTTTACTATCACGTTGTTGGACCACCAAACCCAATTGCACAAACAGTGCCAGTATTAAACGAAAACTGCGAACAATGTCACTCGCAAAACCGTTTAGTTACTGCAACTGGTGACCTGAAAGTAAATCATAAAGGTCATGTTAAAGAGGGAATCCCATGTATCACATGTCATAGTGGGGTTGTTCACGCCAAAGCGGTTGAACGTGGACTTAACACTCAAGAAAACTTAGATTACTGGACTGCAGACAATGCTGAAAAATTGATGGGCGAACAGTATATGCGTCCTAATATGGGAACCTGTATTGACTGTCACGATCAAGTCAACCAGGGCAAAAAGCCTTGGAAGGATGTTGGGTATAGTCTTCCTGAGAGCACCCATGGTAAAAAGCATGATGAAAAAGAAGCTACAAAAGAAGGCGAAGAACATGAAGCAGAAGCTACTGAGGTAAGTGCTGCTGAAACTGAAAAAATTAGTCATGATAAAACGCAAAACATTATCCTCCAAGCCATTGGTAAACAAAAAATAGATGTAAAGCTATCAATGGAGTGTAAAACTTGTCATATCGAAGTGAGTACACCTAAAAACCATCAAAACGAACAATGGGCACAAAGTCACGGTGGTACTGCTTTAGATAAACTAGATAAGTGTATGGATTGTCACCAAGATTCAAAATGGATTAAGAAGTTTGCAAAACAAGATATTCAGAAGTTACTAATGGACAGCGGAGATAAAGAAAAATATACAAAGAATATCCTTGTTGTCAAAAGTGAATCTCGCCAAAACCATTTCTGTAGCGCATGTCACGCAAACCGTCCTCCAGGACACGTCGATAGTGACACATGGTTAACGGCACATGCTTCACAGGCACAAACAAACGAAGCGAAGGATAATTGTTACGTCTGTCACGACAAAGAAAAGCCAAACGAGGCATCAACCGATATCAAGGCGCCAACAGATGTTTATTGTCAATTCTGTCATAGAACTGGATTTAAAAGTGAAAAGCTTTAACGATTAACCGCTTTAAATAGGAGGGAACTCAGATGGAAGAAGAACAGATCGAACAGACCCCCCTCCCCAGCTGACGAAATATAAGGTGATAAAAGCAATGACCTTGATCCTGGTTTTTATCACTGTTTTTATTGCACTCGGATATGTAGGAGTAGAATCAACGTCAAGTTCAAAATTCTGCTCCTCTTGTCACGAGATGAAACCTGAATTTTATACTTGGAAAGCATCCAGTCATAGCGAAGTTGATTGTGTACAGTGTCATATTAGCCCAGGTGCTGAGAACTTTACCAAGGCAAAAGCTAATGGTTTGATGCAGGTGTATAAGAAAAAAACGAACACCTATGTTGCTCCAATCCGAATGCCAAAAGAAATACCAGATTCAGCATGTGAAAGGTGTCACAATATAAATACCCGAAACTTCAGTGTATCAGGGGATCTTATCATTCCCCATGACAAACATAAAGCAAAAGATGTTGAGTGTATTCAGTGTCACAGTGGTACAGCTCATGGAAAAATCTCTGATCGTAGAATGACATTTCAGGCTGATTATGATAAATGGGATGATACAGTCGGTACAGTTGCGATGAGTGATTTGAAATTTGTAAAGCCTGATATGGAAAGCTGTATGGAATGCCATAGAGCACGGAAGGTGACTACAGAATGTTCAGCTTGCCATACTACAGGAATGATTCCAAAAAGCCATAAAAAAGAAGATTTTAAACTAGGAACTCATGGCGAACAGGCTGCAACAGATCTCCAGAAATGTAATATGTGCCATAAGGACATGTCAACTAAACCAATAGAGGGCTATGATGAGGAATCAACTCTAAAAAAAATCCTAAATGGTAACCAAGTACAACCAAAGAAAAAGAACCAGTACAATTATGCCAAGGAAAACACCTTCTGCAGTGATTGCCATAGTAAGCGGCCAGCAAGTCACACAAAATATTTTGTGACAGAGCATGGGGCGCAAGCGAAAAAAAATAAAGAACGTTGTACTGCTTGTCACAGTATCCAAAAACAAAGTGACTCTCCGATAAATATTGTTGCTTGTGCTTCCTGTCATCCAAGTAGTCATGCAAGAAGCATAGGTTGGAGGGACAGGCATCCAATCGAAGTGAGTCCAAATCAAAAACTTGTTAGAAGCTGCTATCAATGTCATAACGAAGCTAAATGCGGTAGTTGTCATATTGATAAGGATGCTCAAGAAAGCGCAAAGAATATAGTAAACATTGAGAATACCGAGAACAATGAGGAGTGATCTCTTATGGAAAGTACTGCAAATGAACTCTCCAAGGATTCAGGTAAACAACCTGAATCAAATGAAAAAAAGGAAAATCACCGAAAAATGACCGTTTTAAATGGTGGCAGGCGTTATTAATTTTAACTCTTACACTCGGTGTTTCAGTAGGAGCAGGATACTATATAAGCAATAAATATTTTTGGTCTGATGTAGATATGAATCGTATTAACGAGCAACTTGCCTACTATAAGGATAAAGTCGATGCAAAGCCAAATGACCCAGCATTAAGAGTAAATCTTGGATATACCTACTTTTTAAAGGGTAAAAACGATGATGCAATTAAACAATTAAAAGTTGCATTAGATCTGGATAAGAAAAACTATGATGCATACTTAAATCTATCAATTGTATATAACGATGAAAATCGCTTTGATGATGCTTTGAAGGCAGCACAAAAAACAGTGGAAATTAACCCAAGAGATTATAAGGGTCAACTCCAAATGGGGACAATCTACCGAAAACTTAAAATGTATAAGGATTCTCTTGAAGCTCTTAACAAAGCAAATGAATTAATGCCCAGGAAATACAGATATTATCTATCAAATTGGCCGGCTCTCAGAGGATCAAGGAATGAAGAAAGAGGCTGCTGATATCTATAAAGATGTTCTGACCTATGACCCTTTACACAAAGAAGCGCTTGCTGGCCTAGATCGAGTTAATAAAAAATAACTTACATGACTAAAGGGAGTTGGAACATGTGAAGAAAAAAACAGTCTATAAATGGATGGGTGTCATCGTCAGCTTAACGATCATCGCATTTGTAGCTATTTACTTCTTAAATTTACAAGATAAAGTAGAAAAAGCAAAAAGTATTGTTGACCGAAACGGACCTCCTGCTTTTAGTCAACTAATATATGGTGATTTTGATAAGGCCTTAGATAAACCGATGGATGTCGCAAAAATTGGTGAATTTATCTACGTTTCTGATACAAAGAATAAACGTGTTCAAATCTTCGACTCTACCCGGAACACCAATTTCTACATTTGGTAAAGAAGGCTCCGCTAAGGGAGAGTTTATGTTCCCGTATGGAGTAACTGGTGATAAAAAGGGAAATGTATATGTAGCAGACTTATATAACGGAAATATCTCTATCTTTGATAAAAAAGGAAAATTTATCGATTACTTTAAAGAAAATGGTAGCAATGTAATAAAGTCTCCTGGTGGTTTACGTATCATAGAGAACAAGCTTTATGTAACTGATATCGAAAACAGTCAAGTTTATGTGTTTGATCTAAAAGGGAAGTTATTACTTACTGTCGGTAAATCTGGTGAAAATGACGGTGAATTGAGAGCTCCTAATGCTGTAACTGCTGATAAAGACGGTAATATTTATGTCGTAGATTCAGGTAATCAACGTGTTGAAATCTTTAATAAAGAAGGAAAATATAAAAATACAATTAACGGATCAAAAGATGGTAAAGGGAGCTCCACTTTTGTAAACCCTCGTGGAATTGGTATTGATTCTCGGGGAATCGTTTACATCGTAAATAATATGACGCATTATGTTATTGGATTTAATGCTAAAGGTGAAAAAGCCTTTGAATTTGGTGGAATGGGTGACGCAAACGAGCAATTCTACCTGCCAAATGGACTTTTTGTGGATGACACCGATCATGTATATATAACCGATACCTTAAATCAACGCGTAGCTATTTATTATTAAAATCATGATAAATAGTTAGTCCTTAAAGGTGGTGATGCCTGGAATTAGCGATAGAATGTATTCTTAAGAATTTACTAGAGAGAGAAAAAATCAAACAAGATTTAGGGAGGTTTTTAGAATGTCAAAGAGAAAGATAGGTTTCTCATTGTTGACTGCACTAGCATTACTTCTATTGTTCAGTGCAAGCGCAATGGCTGCTGCATTTGGTGTTACAAACTTAAGAGCAAGTTTGGATAATGATGCTGCAACTTTAACTGCAAAATGGAATGCTGATACAGCTACAGGCGTAACTGGTTATACAGTTACAGTTAAAGATGGTGCAACTGTAGTTGATACACAAACTGTAGCAACTACTACTTACACAGCTTCTGGTAAATTTGCACACAGCACGGTTTATACTGTTGAAGTTACAACTAATGGCGGTGTTAATGATACTGGAGTTTCTACTATCGATGTAAAATCTAAGTCAAACACTGATATTTCTTCTAACGATGTAGACAATACACTTTCCAACGCTAACCAATCAGGGCTAGGTGTTACAACTAATGATGGTACTACTGTTGGTAAAGTAATCAAGTCAAAAGACATGGTTAAAAACGACGGTACTACAGGCAACCACAGAACACACGGCGAATACCAAAACAACACAAACTCTTGTGCAAGCTGTCACCAAACACATACAGGTGCATCTAAGAGTTTGTTATTCAAAGACGGTGTTTACAACACTTGTACTGCTTGTCACGATGGTACATTAGGATTCTACAACGTATTTGAAGCATCTAATGCTGGTACTTTCGGTGGTACACACCAAGGTAACATGTCTGTTCACTTAGCTGACGGATCTGTTCAAATCAAAGCTGCTCCTGGTGGTAACGGTGCTGCAAACTCTGGTACTTGGGTAGGCGAATTCAACTGTGCAAGCTGTCACAGCCCACACGGTTCTTATTCTGACCGTTTGTTACACTACAATCCAAATGGAATGGGTCTAGCTAAGAAAGCTGACGGTGGTATCGGTCTTAAAGGTGCAACAGTATATGACTTCACTGCTAAACCTGCTACATCTGCTGTAACAGATAGCAATTATATTGCTGTTAAAGGTAAAGGTTCAGATTTCTCATTACTTGCTGCTGACCTTGGCGGAGCTGACCCTGCTACAACAACTGTTATTACTGTTATGGAAAAATCAGGAACTTCTTGGGTAAAATCTAAAAATCCTTGGTTATACGGATATGTATATGGTTCTCCTAAGAACTACTATACTCGTTTCTATAAACAGCCAACTGACGTAACTGGTCCAACTGCAGGAACTCCTGATGGAGTAGTTGATGATAAAGACCAAAAATGGGCTATTGATGATGGCCAGGGCGGTAAAGACTACGTTTATATCGCTGACTTCCACGATAATGAATTAGGAAACTCTGAAATTGCATTTAATAAAGGTTTTATTTACTCAACAGGCACTTACCTTGATGATGTTAAAACAGCTGATGTAGGTCAGGCTTACACAGTAAATCTTGACCTTCAATTAATTGCTAAATTCGGCGATGCAACAAATGGAGTACCTATTTATAAATCTGATTCTACTAGCTTAATGAACGGTACTGGCGAATTCAAAGGTGAAGGTGTTAAGTTAAATCAATACTGTGCAACATGTCACGTTGACTACTTAGCTCACTCTGGTTCTGCTACTGGTACATTCTCTACAGCATACCGTCACAGCACAGACAGTGACTCTTATACTTGCGTACGCTGTCACTATGCTCACGGAACTGATGTAACTATCATGATGGATGCTCATAACCAGACTCTTGCATCATTAACTGCTCCTGGTGGGGAATTCGAAGGTGACAATGCTAAAGCAACTGATTACCTATTAGACAAAAACGCTTCTTCTGCTCTTAAGCGTTTCACTAACATGTCAGTATGTTGGGGCTGTCACACAGACTCTAAAGCTGAACAGTTAAAGAATACTACAAGCTTCAATGATGACAACGATCCTCACGGATTAGAGCCATATGCAGCTACTGGTGGTAAAATTAGCCAATCAGTTATTGATTCTGGTGAAGTAGTACTTCAACCTTAATAATTAAGCTACCAAATAGCCCTACTATTTGATAGCTCAGAAAGAAAATATCCAATTGAACAAGGTAATGACGCTCATGCGTTGTTACCTTGTTTTTTTACATTATTACATTCGGTCACAAAGTTGTCAAATATTCTTCACTGCTCTGTTACTCAATTCCTTTTTTAATATGAGTATAATAAAAATATATTTATATAAACTTTATTATTCTTCCTAAGGACACTTGTAATAAAAGCCAATGATATATGAAAAATATTGGCATAAAAGAAGGATGAGCAGAATATGGACAGACAAAACTTCAGAATATTTCACAGCAGTTACTTATTACTCTTAATAACCATTCTTTTATCCTTAATCCCGCTAAAAGTTAATGCCGAAGACTTAGCCCTTCCTAATATGAAAATCAATGATATTAAATTACAAAATGGGGTTACAACCATTGATGGTGTTATTACTTACGGTACAATTCCCAAAGAGCAAATTTCAATAGGTTTATATGATTCGACCGACCAATTATTATCGTCGATTACTCCAGATGAATTCAATAAATGGTCAGTATCTGTATCAACTACCCAAAAACCAAATACTTTATATGTAATGGCTTATGAAACTGCTAATCCTTCAAATCTATCGAAAATTAATGTTGATGTAACCCGTCCACATGTTGACTCTGTTTATTTGCAGTATTATGACGTGAACACACCAACCACACCAGTAGAGTTTAACTTACTCCAAAATGAAGGTATGAGCCGGGTTTTAATTAATACGACAATAAAAATCAAGATTTCAGATAATGATTCCCTTAATAATTACTCAGAAAAGGTTAATATACCTAGCCCAGTAACTATTTTCGATAAGAACTTTACTAATATTGAAGGTACAGCTACGTTTGATCCGACAACTTCAATGATAGAATTCCAACCATCCCAATACTTGCTACCAAGTATGAACTATTTTATAATATTTAACTCCTCGCTAATTCCAAAACAGACACAGTCCGGTTATGCACCATTCACGGATGACGCTGGAAATAATGTTTTTCCAATTGTGAAAAAATTTACTACTGTTAGTGTCACTGTCAGAAATGCTGTTATAAACCCCGATATGTCAAGTTGGGATCAAAATCCACATGGATACTACACATCAAATGTAAATACATGTGGAAATTGTCATGGAATACATGTTTCAACTAAAAACAATTTAAGTCAGCCAACACCTGACTATACACCAAAGGATACCACATTGGATGATAGCTATTGTATGGCGTGTCATGATGGTACGACTGTGGCCCCTGGTCCTTTTAATTTTAAAACTGGCATTATATCTAAGCATGATGTCGTTCCGGATTCTGAACATTATTCAAGCGCGGGTTCCTGCACTTCATGTCATAATCCGCATTTAACTTGGAGTGCAGAAAATCCTAATTTCTTGAAGGATCATTATGTATACAAGCACAATGATAATTATAGTGATGGACAGATTATTGGGGAAATTGACAGCAGAATTCAACTTTGTGAACAATGTCACGGGATGAACACTCAAGCCTATAAAAATCAGGCCGAACAGGAAGCGGCATTAGATAAATTGCCTGCTCCATATAGAGTACTTCATTATCGGAAATCCTCATCTTCCAAAGGACTAGACAGTGATTACGACCTATGTTTTAGCTGTCATAACAGTACCCAAGAGCTTAAGGATGGAACAAAGGATATATTGAAATACTATCAGCAAACGGATTCTATGCACAGATTAACA
The DNA window shown above is from Bacillus sp. T3 and carries:
- a CDS encoding NapC/NirT family cytochrome c yields the protein MAFGRKKKTQEENPGEKKPGLVRRLWRKFRGIDWQNPVNRWKALFVSLFAFIALLGVMYGAVAATSTPTFCKTCHEMAPEHVTFTASAHNQISCVQCHVKPGIGNTLVHKVEALKEVYYHVVGPPNPIAQTVPVLNENCEQCHSQNRLVTATGDLKVNHKGHVKEGIPCITCHSGVVHAKAVERGLNTQENLDYWTADNAEKLMGEQYMRPNMGTCIDCHDQVNQGKKPWKDVGYSLPESTHGKKHDEKEATKEGEEHEAEATEVSAAETEKISHDKTQNIILQAIGKQKIDVKLSMECKTCHIEVSTPKNHQNEQWAQSHGGTALDKLDKCMDCHQDSKWIKKFAKQDIQKLLMDSGDKEKYTKNILVVKSESRQNHFCSACHANRPPGHVDSDTWLTAHASQAQTNEAKDNCYVCHDKEKPNEASTDIKAPTDVYCQFCHRTGFKSEKL
- a CDS encoding NapC/NirT family cytochrome c, giving the protein MIKAMTLILVFITVFIALGYVGVESTSSSKFCSSCHEMKPEFYTWKASSHSEVDCVQCHISPGAENFTKAKANGLMQVYKKKTNTYVAPIRMPKEIPDSACERCHNINTRNFSVSGDLIIPHDKHKAKDVECIQCHSGTAHGKISDRRMTFQADYDKWDDTVGTVAMSDLKFVKPDMESCMECHRARKVTTECSACHTTGMIPKSHKKEDFKLGTHGEQAATDLQKCNMCHKDMSTKPIEGYDEESTLKKILNGNQVQPKKKNQYNYAKENTFCSDCHSKRPASHTKYFVTEHGAQAKKNKERCTACHSIQKQSDSPINIVACASCHPSSHARSIGWRDRHPIEVSPNQKLVRSCYQCHNEAKCGSCHIDKDAQESAKNIVNIENTENNEE
- a CDS encoding tetratricopeptide repeat protein, with product MNRINEQLAYYKDKVDAKPNDPALRVNLGYTYFLKGKNDDAIKQLKVALDLDKKNYDAYLNLSIVYNDENRFDDALKAAQKTVEINPRDYKGQLQMGTIYRKLKMYKDSLEALNKANELMPRKYRYYLSNWPALRGSRNEERGC
- a CDS encoding 6-bladed beta-propeller, which codes for MFPYGVTGDKKGNVYVADLYNGNISIFDKKGKFIDYFKENGSNVIKSPGGLRIIENKLYVTDIENSQVYVFDLKGKLLLTVGKSGENDGELRAPNAVTADKDGNIYVVDSGNQRVEIFNKEGKYKNTINGSKDGKGSSTFVNPRGIGIDSRGIVYIVNNMTHYVIGFNAKGEKAFEFGGMGDANEQFYLPNGLFVDDTDHVYITDTLNQRVAIYY
- a CDS encoding cytochrome c3 family protein; this encodes MSKRKIGFSLLTALALLLLFSASAMAAAFGVTNLRASLDNDAATLTAKWNADTATGVTGYTVTVKDGATVVDTQTVATTTYTASGKFAHSTVYTVEVTTNGGVNDTGVSTIDVKSKSNTDISSNDVDNTLSNANQSGLGVTTNDGTTVGKVIKSKDMVKNDGTTGNHRTHGEYQNNTNSCASCHQTHTGASKSLLFKDGVYNTCTACHDGTLGFYNVFEASNAGTFGGTHQGNMSVHLADGSVQIKAAPGGNGAANSGTWVGEFNCASCHSPHGSYSDRLLHYNPNGMGLAKKADGGIGLKGATVYDFTAKPATSAVTDSNYIAVKGKGSDFSLLAADLGGADPATTTVITVMEKSGTSWVKSKNPWLYGYVYGSPKNYYTRFYKQPTDVTGPTAGTPDGVVDDKDQKWAIDDGQGGKDYVYIADFHDNELGNSEIAFNKGFIYSTGTYLDDVKTADVGQAYTVNLDLQLIAKFGDATNGVPIYKSDSTSLMNGTGEFKGEGVKLNQYCATCHVDYLAHSGSATGTFSTAYRHSTDSDSYTCVRCHYAHGTDVTIMMDAHNQTLASLTAPGGEFEGDNAKATDYLLDKNASSALKRFTNMSVCWGCHTDSKAEQLKNTTSFNDDNDPHGLEPYAATGGKISQSVIDSGEVVLQP
- a CDS encoding multiheme c-type cytochrome, yielding MDRQNFRIFHSSYLLLLITILLSLIPLKVNAEDLALPNMKINDIKLQNGVTTIDGVITYGTIPKEQISIGLYDSTDQLLSSITPDEFNKWSVSVSTTQKPNTLYVMAYETANPSNLSKINVDVTRPHVDSVYLQYYDVNTPTTPVEFNLLQNEGMSRVLINTTIKIKISDNDSLNNYSEKVNIPSPVTIFDKNFTNIEGTATFDPTTSMIEFQPSQYLLPSMNYFIIFNSSLIPKQTQSGYAPFTDDAGNNVFPIVKKFTTVSVTVRNAVINPDMSSWDQNPHGYYTSNVNTCGNCHGIHVSTKNNLSQPTPDYTPKDTTLDDSYCMACHDGTTVAPGPFNFKTGIISKHDVVPDSEHYSSAGSCTSCHNPHLTWSAENPNFLKDHYVYKHNDNYSDGQIIGEIDSRIQLCEQCHGMNTQAYKNQAEQEAALDKLPAPYRVLHYRKSSSSKGLDSDYDLCFSCHNSTQELKDGTKDILKYYQQTDSMHRLTATDGSQLDGAIPCSECHDTHGSTNLKLLKENIGHENQQSAFSYTSGDWEAKEKEFCIRCHNGSTSIYGVTGKALSEANHPEPLASCKTCHSQSNTIEEVVHSPKPKNVQTP